One Chaetodon trifascialis isolate fChaTrf1 chromosome 21, fChaTrf1.hap1, whole genome shotgun sequence genomic window carries:
- the mfsd13a gene encoding transmembrane protein 180 yields the protein MGRSVCWQGVFSTAVLYGSLALFTSILHNVFLLYYVETFVSIYKIDKISFWVGETVFLIWNSLNDPLFGWLSDRSFLSSLQSGSQITTPEVVLRRLKALSTNGPLYALSFLAFWVAWARPGLQFLLCLCLYDGFLSMVDLHHSALLADLAVSAADRTRLNFHCSVFSALGSFSVFLSYSFWDKEDFYSFRLFCVTLAAFSILGFFLVSRMLRHRFQKEVLLKQDEAQMLKELSVGHAPLTQPEKPVTIGQYLKQLSRHKNFMWFVSMNLIQVFHCHFNSNFFPLFLEHLLSDNISASTGSILLGISYIAPHLNNLYFLTLCQRYGVYQVIRWLFMLKLGLSVAMLLAGADHIYLLCIFIASNRVFTEGTCKLLKLVVSDLVDEDFVVNRRQQAASALLFGMVALITKPGQTFAPLIGTWLLCVYTGYDVFEREPVKDSLVSVPDVASGSGTPPLRLGCFYMLVFVPITCALLQLAAWSRFTLHGRKLQGIKTLRQGAQHGHLIDVKAI from the exons ATGGGCAGGAGCGTCTGCTGGCAAGGCGTCTTCTCCACTGCAGTGCTCTACGGCTCTTTGGCCTTGTTTACCTCCATCCTCCACAATGTGTTCCTCCTTTATTATGTGGAGACATTTGTGTCCATCTACAAGATTGATAAGATCTCCTTCTGGGTCGGAGAG acCGTGTTCCTCATATGGAACAGTCTGAATGACCCTCTCTTCGGCTGGCTGAGCGATCGCTCCTTCCTCAGCTCTCTCCA GTCAGGCTCTCAGATCACGACTCCAGAGGTGGTGCTGAGGCGCCTGAAGGCCCTCTCCACAAATGGCCCCCTCTACGCTCTGTCCTTCCTGGCTTTCTGGGTGGCGTGGGCCAGACCAGGACTGCAGTTCCTGCTGTGCCTGTGTCTGTACGATGGCTTCCTCTCAATGGTGGACCTCCACCACAGCGCCCTGCTGGCTGACCTCGCCGTGTCGGCCGCCGATCGCACACGCCTCAACTTCCACTGTTCCGTGTTCAGCGCTTTGGGCTCATTCTCCGTGTTTCTGTCCTACTCCTTCTGGGACAAGGAGGATTTCTACTCCTTCCGTCTCTTCTGTGTGACTCTGGCAGCTTTTTCAATCTTGGGCTTTTTCTTAGTGTCTCGGATGCTGCGGCACCGTTTCCAGAAAGAAGTCCTTTTAAAACAGGATGAGGCGCAGATGCTCAAAGA GCTGAGCGTCGGCCACGCTCCACTTACCCAGCCAGAAAAACCTGTCACCATCGGACAGTACCTCAAGCAGCTCTCCAGACACAAGAACTTCATGTGGTTTGTGTCGATGAACCTTATTCAG GTCTTTCACTGCCATTTCAACAGCAacttcttccctctcttcttgGAGCATCTCCTGTCTGACAATATTTCTGCCTCTACAGGTTCAATCTTACTCG GCATCTCTTACATTGCCCCCCACCTGAACAACCTGTATTTCCTGACACTGTGCCAGCGTTACGGGGTTTACCAGGTTATCCGCTGGCTATTTATGCTCAAACTGGGACTTAGTGTGGCTATGCTGCTGGCGGGGGCTGACCACATTTATCTGCTGTGCATCTTCATTGCTAG TAACCGGGTGTTCACTGAGGGGACGTGCAAGCTGCTGAAACTGGTTGTTTCCGATCTGGTGGACGAGGACTTTGTGGTCAATCGGCGCCAGCAGGCCGCCTCTGCGCTGCTCTTCGGGATGGTTGCCTTGATTACCAAACCAGGCCAGACGTTCGCCCCTCTCATTGGCAcctggctgctgtgtgtttacacag gtTATGATGTTTTCGAGAGGGAGCCTGTGAAGGACTCTCTGGTTTCTGTGCCTGACGTTGCCTCCGGCTCAGGGACCCCGCCTCTACGCCTGGGCTGCTTCTACATGTTGGTGTTTGTGCCTATCACCTGtgccctgctgcagctggccGCCTGGTCTCGCTTCACACTACACGGCCGGAAGCTGCAGGGGATCAAGACCCTTAGGCAAGGGGCCCAGCATGGCCACCTTATCGATGTCAAGGCCATATGA